The Actinobacillus equuli genome includes a window with the following:
- the ispH gene encoding 4-hydroxy-3-methylbut-2-enyl diphosphate reductase, translating to MNILLANPRGFCAGVDRAISIVELALEIHGAPIYVRHEVVHNRFVVDGLKAKGAVFVEELDEVPDDAIVIFSAHGVSQAVRQEAKRRGLKVFDATCPLVTKVHMQVARASKKGTKAILIGHEGHPEVIGTMGQYDNQDAGIFLVESVEDIAKLPVSNQDELTFMTQTTLSIDDTSGVIEALKEKYPAIQGPRKNDICYATTNRQQAVRELAKQSQLVLVVGSKNSSNSNRLAELASRMGVPSKLIDGPQDIDPNWLEGVNTIGITAGASAPEVLVQSVVEHLKTLGVTGVSNLEGCEENMVFEVPKELRIHEVK from the coding sequence ATGAATATTTTATTAGCAAACCCAAGAGGTTTCTGTGCCGGTGTAGATCGAGCAATTTCTATTGTAGAACTCGCTCTCGAAATTCACGGTGCACCAATTTATGTACGTCACGAAGTGGTACATAACCGCTTTGTGGTGGACGGTTTAAAAGCCAAAGGTGCGGTGTTTGTCGAAGAGTTGGACGAAGTGCCAGACGATGCGATTGTGATTTTCTCGGCACACGGTGTTTCACAAGCGGTTCGCCAAGAAGCTAAACGTCGTGGTTTAAAAGTATTTGATGCAACTTGCCCGTTAGTAACCAAAGTACATATGCAAGTGGCGCGTGCCAGCAAAAAAGGTACCAAAGCGATTTTAATCGGACACGAAGGCCATCCGGAAGTGATCGGCACGATGGGACAATATGACAACCAAGACGCTGGCATTTTCTTGGTGGAATCGGTTGAAGATATTGCAAAACTGCCGGTCAGCAATCAAGACGAACTGACCTTTATGACGCAAACCACGCTTTCGATTGACGATACCAGCGGTGTGATTGAAGCGTTAAAAGAGAAATATCCGGCGATTCAAGGCCCGCGTAAAAACGATATTTGTTATGCGACAACCAATCGCCAACAAGCGGTACGAGAATTGGCAAAACAATCACAACTGGTATTAGTGGTCGGTTCTAAAAATTCTTCAAACTCAAATCGTTTAGCAGAACTGGCTTCACGTATGGGTGTGCCGTCTAAATTAATTGACGGCCCGCAAGATATTGATCCGAACTGGCTGGAAGGTGTTAACACCATCGGTATTACCGCCGGCGCTTCAGCACCGGAAGTTTTAGTACAATCGGTAGTGGAACACTTAAAAACCTTAGGTGTAACCGGTGTGAGCAACTTAGAAGGTTGTGAAGAAAATATGGTGTTTGAAGTACCAAAAGAACTACGTATTCACGAGGTGAAATAA
- the lspA gene encoding signal peptidase II produces MKQTGIKWLWLSLATIIIDLWTKYIVVQRFELYESVNVLPIFNLTYVRNYGAAFSFLADHGGWQKYFFLGLAIVISLGLIVMLWRNQAVKKLENSAYALIIGGAIGNAIDRAYNGYVVDFFDFYWDIYHYPVFNVADIAIVVGAGLLILEAFLDKKKKSD; encoded by the coding sequence ATGAAACAGACCGGAATCAAATGGTTGTGGCTAAGTTTAGCGACTATTATTATTGATCTATGGACCAAATACATTGTGGTACAACGCTTTGAGCTGTATGAAAGCGTAAACGTATTACCGATTTTCAATTTAACCTACGTACGCAACTACGGTGCGGCATTCAGCTTTTTGGCTGATCACGGCGGTTGGCAGAAATATTTCTTCTTAGGATTAGCTATTGTCATTTCACTGGGTTTAATTGTAATGCTGTGGCGTAATCAAGCGGTCAAAAAATTGGAAAATTCTGCGTATGCACTGATTATCGGCGGCGCAATCGGTAATGCAATTGACCGTGCTTATAACGGCTATGTAGTTGATTTCTTTGATTTTTATTGGGATATCTATCATTATCCTGTGTTTAATGTGGCGGATATTGCCATTGTAGTGGGTGCGGGATTGCTCATCTTGGAAGCATTCCTCGACAAAAAGAAAAAGAGTGATTAA
- the glnB gene encoding nitrogen regulatory protein P-II: MKKIEAIIKPFKLDDVREALTDAGITGMTVTEAKGFGRQKGHTELYRGAEYAIDFLPKIKLEIVVADDQVDACIEAIIDTAQTGKIGDGKIFIYDVERVIRIRTGEENEDAI, encoded by the coding sequence ATGAAAAAAATTGAAGCAATTATTAAACCATTCAAACTGGATGATGTACGTGAAGCATTAACCGATGCGGGTATTACCGGTATGACCGTCACCGAAGCGAAAGGCTTTGGTCGTCAAAAAGGTCACACCGAGCTTTATCGAGGTGCGGAATATGCGATTGATTTTTTACCGAAAATTAAACTGGAAATCGTGGTAGCGGATGATCAAGTGGACGCTTGTATCGAAGCAATTATCGATACCGCACAAACAGGTAAGATCGGTGACGGTAAAATCTTTATCTATGATGTCGAGCGAGTGATTCGTATCCGTACCGGTGAAGAAAACGAAGATGCCATTTAA
- a CDS encoding glycosyltransferase family 8 protein, whose translation MTHSKQTNYQINIVLAANHAYAEQIITLIKSASYFHKNINFYLLHNAQFAQPWFDSLNKYLQPLNSQIISCQVNMPNAKSWKTIEHITEETFFRYLLGQIPVEKLLYLDCDLIIDGDISSLYDVDLKNDIIAAVPDMFINYVEHYYAEIPDFKPYFNAGVLLINVPLWNKENIEYTLCELTSQFANVIYADQDILNIVFHKKWKILDKIYNYQVGARHALLERGLESECLQSEDLAGKSPVVIHYTSHRKPWKGALQNNQIFAEKYWFYYNLSWEAILSKHQ comes from the coding sequence ATGACTCACTCTAAACAAACTAATTATCAAATAAATATCGTTTTAGCCGCTAATCATGCTTATGCAGAACAAATTATTACACTTATAAAATCCGCCAGCTATTTTCATAAAAATATCAATTTTTATTTATTGCATAATGCACAATTTGCACAACCTTGGTTTGATAGCCTAAATAAATATTTGCAACCATTAAATTCGCAAATTATTTCTTGCCAAGTAAATATGCCAAATGCAAAGAGCTGGAAAACAATAGAACATATTACAGAAGAAACTTTTTTTCGTTATCTCTTAGGGCAGATACCTGTTGAAAAATTACTCTATTTAGACTGTGACCTTATAATAGATGGTGATATTTCATCGTTATACGATGTTGATCTTAAAAACGATATTATTGCTGCAGTCCCTGATATGTTTATAAATTATGTAGAACATTACTATGCAGAGATACCTGACTTTAAACCTTATTTCAATGCTGGTGTTTTATTAATTAATGTACCATTGTGGAATAAAGAAAATATTGAATATACATTATGCGAATTAACTTCTCAATTTGCGAATGTGATATATGCAGACCAAGATATTCTTAATATAGTTTTCCACAAAAAATGGAAAATTCTAGATAAAATTTATAATTATCAAGTCGGTGCAAGACATGCATTATTAGAAAGAGGTTTAGAATCTGAATGTTTACAAAGTGAAGATCTAGCTGGAAAATCTCCTGTCGTTATTCACTATACTTCACACCGTAAACCTTGGAAGGGTGCATTACAAAATAACCAAATTTTCGCTGAAAAATATTGGTTTTATTATAATTTAAGCTGGGAAGCGATTTTATCTAAACATCAATAG
- the mog gene encoding molybdopterin adenylyltransferase — MLSKETLKIGLVSVSDRASSGVYQDQGIPELQAWLESALTAPFEVETRLIPDEQAVIEQTLIELVDTHHCHLVLTTGGTGPAKRDVTPDATLAVAHREMPGFGEQMRQVSLHFVPTAILSRQVGVIRHDSLILNLPGQPKAIKETLEGVKDEQGNTLVRGIFSAVPYCLQLLSEIYIDTHPEICESFRPKSARR; from the coding sequence ATGTTAAGTAAAGAGACATTAAAAATCGGTTTGGTTTCTGTTTCAGACCGTGCTTCTAGCGGTGTTTACCAAGACCAAGGCATTCCTGAATTACAAGCGTGGTTGGAATCCGCATTGACTGCCCCGTTTGAAGTTGAAACACGTTTAATTCCGGACGAACAAGCTGTAATTGAGCAAACATTGATTGAATTGGTGGATACACACCATTGCCATCTAGTATTAACCACCGGCGGTACTGGGCCGGCAAAACGAGACGTCACACCGGATGCGACCCTTGCAGTAGCACATCGAGAAATGCCGGGCTTTGGCGAACAAATGCGTCAAGTAAGTCTGCATTTTGTCCCGACGGCAATTCTCTCTCGTCAAGTCGGTGTCATTCGTCACGATTCGTTGATTTTAAATTTACCGGGACAACCGAAAGCGATTAAAGAGACGCTAGAAGGGGTAAAAGATGAACAAGGTAACACGCTGGTACGAGGTATTTTTAGTGCTGTACCGTACTGTCTGCAGCTATTAAGTGAAATTTATATCGACACGCATCCTGAAATCTGCGAAAGTTTCCGCCCAAAATCTGCAAGAAGATAA
- the ccmI gene encoding c-type cytochrome biogenesis protein CcmI, producing the protein MNFWIIVVAMTVVICLIAFYPLLTKQTKRQSLKRDNLNKAFYFDRLKEVEREANEGVIDDPEKTKLELQQSLLDDIPEQAEAVQAKQSHIGKIWFAVLLIAVGIIGTSAYVSVGSWQAGTMIDMTHKKLEYFYERIKEEDTNPLSEQELNQFAMALRVELQNKPNDAKGWFMLGQIGMAKDDGQLALESYEKASKLDPKNLQYKGSYAQILMFSQDQADKNKGKEVLKEILRQDHTNLDALSLLAFSSFEEEDYKMAAMTWGMMLKLIPEGEPRRATVEKSINMAMSMLKEQESKQPAKAEEKK; encoded by the coding sequence ATGAACTTTTGGATTATTGTAGTAGCAATGACTGTGGTTATCTGCTTAATTGCGTTTTATCCTTTGCTTACCAAGCAAACAAAACGCCAAAGCTTAAAACGAGATAACCTGAATAAAGCTTTTTACTTTGACCGTTTAAAAGAAGTTGAACGTGAAGCGAATGAAGGGGTAATTGATGACCCTGAAAAAACTAAATTAGAGCTTCAACAAAGTTTATTAGACGATATTCCTGAGCAAGCTGAAGCAGTGCAGGCTAAACAAAGCCATATCGGCAAAATTTGGTTTGCGGTATTACTGATTGCTGTAGGGATTATCGGCACCAGCGCTTATGTCAGCGTTGGTTCATGGCAAGCCGGTACTATGATTGATATGACCCATAAAAAATTAGAATATTTTTATGAGCGTATCAAAGAGGAAGATACCAATCCGCTATCTGAGCAAGAGTTAAATCAATTTGCCATGGCGTTACGTGTCGAATTACAAAATAAACCGAATGACGCCAAAGGTTGGTTTATGTTAGGTCAAATCGGGATGGCGAAAGATGACGGTCAATTGGCGTTGGAAAGCTATGAAAAAGCGAGCAAATTAGACCCAAAAAATCTGCAATATAAAGGCAGTTATGCACAGATACTGATGTTCTCGCAAGATCAAGCGGATAAAAACAAAGGTAAAGAGGTATTAAAAGAAATTTTACGCCAAGACCACACCAATTTAGATGCACTGAGCCTACTCGCTTTCAGCTCTTTTGAAGAAGAAGATTACAAAATGGCGGCAATGACTTGGGGTATGATGTTAAAACTGATTCCTGAAGGTGAGCCACGCCGTGCTACGGTTGAAAAAAGTATCAATATGGCAATGTCGATGCTAAAAGAGCAAGAAAGCAAACAACCGGCAAAAGCGGAAGAGAAAAAATAA
- a CDS encoding cytochrome c-type biogenesis protein has translation MKKLLPIFLMASAVATAAPVEFNQFDNPQQESDYRALIQELRCPQCQNNNIADSNATIATDMRAKTLELLKQGKNKEEVVDYMIERYGNFVTYNPPMTPATVLLWALPIALLLFGFALIWRRKSKPKQAVEFSQNSANSTLDQARLKQILNEKDN, from the coding sequence ATGAAAAAACTCCTCCCAATTTTTTTAATGGCAAGTGCCGTAGCGACTGCCGCACCGGTTGAATTCAACCAATTTGATAATCCGCAGCAAGAGTCGGATTATCGTGCATTAATTCAAGAATTACGTTGTCCGCAATGTCAAAACAACAATATTGCCGATTCAAATGCAACGATTGCGACCGATATGCGTGCTAAAACGTTAGAATTACTAAAGCAAGGCAAAAATAAAGAGGAAGTCGTGGATTATATGATTGAGCGCTACGGTAATTTTGTCACTTATAATCCACCGATGACGCCGGCTACCGTATTACTTTGGGCGTTACCCATCGCATTACTGTTATTTGGTTTTGCGTTGATTTGGAGACGTAAATCTAAGCCAAAACAAGCGGTCGAATTTAGCCAAAATTCTGCAAATTCAACGCTTGATCAAGCACGTTTAAAACAAATTCTTAACGAGAAGGACAACTAA
- a CDS encoding DsbE family thiol:disulfide interchange protein, producing the protein MNKKLLLPLIIFLALTVTFMVQLSRNAQGDDPKKLESALVGKTIPNFQLESVLDEKQLLDQNVVKTGKPRLLTVWATWCPTCYAEHEYLTLLAKQGVEIVGVDYKDERSKAMKFLANYGNPYKANIYDPKGSLGLDLGVYGAPETFIIDGKGVIHYRHAGDVNDQVWNEVLKPIYDGLK; encoded by the coding sequence ATGAATAAGAAACTTTTACTTCCTCTCATCATTTTTTTAGCTTTAACCGTTACTTTTATGGTGCAGCTTTCACGCAATGCTCAAGGTGATGATCCGAAAAAACTTGAATCCGCATTAGTGGGTAAAACCATTCCAAATTTCCAATTAGAGTCCGTTTTAGATGAGAAACAGCTACTTGATCAAAATGTCGTAAAAACAGGCAAACCTCGTTTATTAACCGTTTGGGCAACGTGGTGTCCAACCTGCTATGCCGAACACGAATACTTAACCCTACTGGCAAAACAAGGTGTGGAAATTGTCGGTGTGGACTACAAAGACGAACGCTCAAAAGCAATGAAATTCCTCGCCAATTACGGCAATCCCTACAAAGCAAATATCTATGACCCGAAAGGCTCACTGGGCTTAGATCTCGGCGTATACGGCGCACCCGAAACATTTATTATTGACGGTAAAGGTGTTATCCACTACCGCCACGCCGGTGATGTAAATGATCAAGTATGGAATGAAGTGTTAAAGCCGATTTATGATGGATTGAAGTAA
- the coaA gene encoding type I pantothenate kinase: MSLQKSNKITPFLTFDRQKWAELRKSVPLKLTEQDLKPLLGFNEDLSLEEVSTIYLPLARLINYYIEENLKRQTVLHRFLGVASPKVPYIISIAGSVSVGKSTSARILQALLSQWPEERKVDLITTDGFLYPLKTLEEKNLLKKKGFPESYDIHRLIGFVSDIKSGKRHVQAPIYSHLTYDIIPDQYNVVDQPDIVILEGLNVLQSGMNYPSSPHNVFVSDFVDFSIYVDADEDLLKEWYVHRFLKFRRSAFSDPNAYFHHYSKLSEQEAIQTASTIWDEINGLNLKQNILPSRERANLILVKGEDHAIQTVKLRK; this comes from the coding sequence ATGAGCCTGCAAAAATCAAACAAAATTACTCCTTTTTTAACTTTTGATCGCCAAAAATGGGCTGAATTACGTAAATCAGTGCCATTAAAACTCACAGAACAAGATTTAAAACCGCTACTCGGTTTTAATGAAGATCTTTCATTAGAAGAAGTGAGTACGATTTATTTACCTTTGGCACGTCTGATCAACTATTACATTGAAGAAAATCTCAAACGCCAAACGGTATTACATCGTTTTTTAGGTGTTGCTTCGCCAAAAGTGCCTTATATTATCAGTATTGCCGGCAGCGTTTCCGTTGGCAAAAGTACTTCGGCACGTATTTTACAAGCCTTGCTTTCGCAATGGCCGGAAGAACGTAAAGTGGATTTAATTACCACGGACGGCTTCTTATATCCGTTAAAAACGTTGGAAGAAAAAAACCTATTAAAGAAAAAAGGTTTTCCGGAATCATACGACATTCATCGTTTAATCGGCTTTGTATCAGACATCAAGTCAGGTAAGCGCCATGTGCAGGCACCGATTTACTCGCATTTAACTTACGACATTATTCCGGACCAATATAATGTGGTTGATCAACCGGATATTGTGATCTTAGAAGGATTGAATGTGTTGCAAAGCGGTATGAACTACCCTTCCAGCCCGCATAACGTCTTTGTATCAGATTTTGTCGATTTTTCCATTTATGTCGATGCGGATGAAGATTTGCTAAAAGAATGGTATGTACATCGTTTTTTAAAATTCCGCCGTAGTGCGTTTTCTGATCCGAATGCTTACTTCCACCATTATTCTAAACTTTCGGAGCAAGAAGCCATTCAAACCGCTTCCACTATTTGGGACGAAATTAATGGCCTAAATCTGAAACAAAATATCTTACCGAGTCGTGAACGCGCGAATTTAATTTTGGTAAAAGGCGAAGATCACGCCATTCAAACCGTTAAGTTGAGAAAATAA
- the tuf gene encoding elongation factor Tu, protein MSKEKFERTKPHVNVGTIGHVDHGKTTLTAAITTVLAKHFGGAARAFDQIDNAPEEKARGITINTSHVEYDTETRHYAHVDCPGHADYVKNMITGAAQMDGAILVVAATDGPMPQTREHILLGRQVGVPYIIVFLNKCDMVDDEELLELVEMEVRELLSQYDFPGDDTPIVRGSALQALNGVAEWEEKILELANHLDTYIPEPERAIDKPFLLPIEDVFSISGRGTVVTGRVERGIIKSGEEVEIVGIKETTKTTVTGVEMFRKLLDEGRAGENVGALLRGTKREEIERGQVLAKPGTITPHTDFESEVYVLSKEEGGRHTPFFKGYRPQFYFRTTDVTGTIELPEGVEMVMPGDNIKMTVSLIHPIAMDEGLRFAIREGGRTVGAGVVAKIIK, encoded by the coding sequence ATGTCTAAAGAAAAATTTGAACGTACAAAACCGCACGTTAACGTGGGTACAATCGGCCACGTTGACCATGGTAAAACAACTTTAACAGCAGCGATCACAACTGTATTAGCGAAACACTTCGGTGGTGCAGCTCGTGCATTCGACCAAATCGATAACGCGCCGGAAGAAAAAGCGCGTGGTATCACCATCAACACTTCACACGTTGAGTACGATACAGAAACACGTCACTACGCACACGTTGACTGCCCGGGACACGCGGACTATGTTAAAAACATGATTACTGGTGCGGCACAAATGGACGGTGCAATCTTAGTAGTAGCAGCGACAGACGGTCCAATGCCACAAACTCGTGAGCACATCTTATTAGGTCGCCAAGTAGGTGTACCATACATCATCGTATTCTTAAACAAATGCGACATGGTAGATGACGAAGAGTTATTAGAATTAGTAGAAATGGAAGTTCGTGAACTTCTTTCTCAATACGATTTCCCAGGTGACGATACACCAATCGTACGTGGTTCAGCGTTACAAGCGTTAAACGGCGTAGCGGAGTGGGAAGAAAAAATTCTTGAGTTAGCGAACCACTTAGATACTTACATTCCAGAGCCAGAGCGTGCGATTGATAAACCATTCTTATTACCAATCGAAGATGTATTCTCAATCTCAGGTCGTGGTACAGTAGTAACAGGTCGTGTAGAGCGTGGTATCATCAAATCAGGTGAAGAAGTTGAAATCGTAGGTATCAAAGAGACTACGAAAACAACAGTAACTGGTGTTGAGATGTTCCGTAAATTATTAGACGAAGGTCGTGCGGGTGAAAACGTTGGTGCATTATTACGTGGTACAAAACGTGAAGAAATCGAACGTGGTCAAGTATTAGCGAAACCAGGTACAATCACACCACACACAGACTTCGAATCAGAAGTATACGTATTATCAAAAGAAGAAGGTGGTCGTCATACTCCATTCTTCAAAGGTTACCGTCCACAGTTCTACTTCCGTACAACAGACGTAACAGGTACAATCGAGTTACCTGAAGGCGTAGAGATGGTAATGCCAGGCGATAACATCAAAATGACTGTGAGCTTAATTCACCCAATCGCGATGGACGAAGGTTTACGTTTTGCGATTCGTGAAGGTGGCCGTACAGTAGGTGCAGGTGTTGTAGCGAAAATCATCAAATAA
- the pdxY gene encoding pyridoxal kinase PdxY yields the protein MKNILSIQSHVVYGYAGNKSATFPMQLLGVDVWALNTVQFSNHTQYGKWKGMVIPKEQIGEIVQGIADIDALKHCDAVLSGYIGSAEQVEEIVKAYQAVKLQNKNAIYLCDPVMGHPDKGCIVADGVKEGLINIAMAHADIITPNLVELRELSGLPVENFEQAIEAVKVILSKGPKKVLVKHLSKVGKQADKFEMLFATAEGIWHISRPLYQFDKEPVGVGDLTAGLFLANLLNGKSDLEAFEHTANAVNDVMEITANSGVYELQIIAARERIVNPTSACKAVKIA from the coding sequence ATGAAAAATATCCTCTCTATTCAATCCCATGTTGTATACGGTTATGCAGGAAATAAATCCGCAACTTTCCCAATGCAATTACTCGGCGTGGATGTATGGGCATTGAATACCGTGCAATTTTCAAACCATACGCAATACGGTAAATGGAAAGGTATGGTGATTCCAAAAGAACAAATCGGCGAAATCGTACAAGGTATTGCCGATATTGATGCACTTAAGCATTGCGACGCTGTGTTATCCGGTTATATCGGTTCGGCAGAACAGGTGGAAGAGATTGTTAAAGCCTATCAAGCGGTTAAATTACAGAATAAAAATGCAATTTACCTGTGTGATCCGGTGATGGGTCATCCAGATAAAGGCTGTATCGTGGCGGACGGAGTTAAAGAAGGCTTAATTAATATCGCAATGGCACATGCAGATATCATTACACCGAATTTGGTCGAATTACGAGAACTTAGCGGCTTACCCGTTGAAAACTTTGAACAAGCGATCGAAGCGGTTAAGGTTATTTTAAGCAAAGGCCCGAAAAAAGTCTTAGTCAAACATTTAAGCAAAGTAGGCAAACAAGCGGACAAATTTGAGATGCTTTTTGCAACGGCTGAAGGCATTTGGCATATTAGCCGTCCACTCTATCAATTTGATAAAGAGCCGGTTGGTGTGGGTGATTTAACTGCCGGACTATTCTTAGCAAATTTATTGAATGGTAAGTCAGATCTAGAAGCGTTTGAACATACTGCAAATGCAGTAAACGATGTTATGGAAATCACCGCAAATTCCGGCGTATATGAATTACAAATTATTGCCGCAAGAGAACGCATTGTGAATCCGACCAGCGCATGTAAAGCGGTCAAGATCGCCTAA
- the accA gene encoding acetyl-CoA carboxylase carboxyl transferase subunit alpha, translating to MSQEYLDFELPIAELEAKIESLRAVSAQDGKIDLDDEIKRLQKKSEELTKKTFANLDAWQVSRMARHPNRPYTLDYIEHIFTEFDELAGDRAFADDKAIVGGIARLEGRPVMVIGHQKGRTTKEKVKRNFGMPAPEGYRKALRLMEMAERFNMPIITFIDTPGAYPGIGAEERGQAEAIARNLREMAQLKVPVICTVIGEGGSGGALAIGVGDKVNMLQYSTYSVISPEGCASILWKSAEKASTAAEVMGLTAQRLKELNLIDGIVAEPLGGAHRDVAQMAQNLKERILADLADLSPLSTEDLLDRRYQRLMSYGYV from the coding sequence ATGAGCCAAGAATATTTAGATTTTGAATTACCAATTGCCGAGCTTGAAGCCAAAATCGAATCGCTTCGTGCTGTGAGTGCGCAAGACGGTAAAATTGATTTGGATGACGAAATCAAACGCCTACAAAAGAAAAGCGAAGAACTGACTAAAAAAACCTTTGCGAACTTAGACGCGTGGCAAGTATCACGTATGGCACGTCATCCGAATCGTCCATACACTTTAGATTATATCGAACATATTTTCACCGAATTTGACGAATTAGCCGGTGACCGTGCTTTTGCTGATGACAAAGCGATTGTCGGTGGTATTGCGCGTTTAGAAGGTCGCCCGGTAATGGTTATTGGTCATCAAAAAGGTCGTACAACCAAAGAAAAAGTAAAACGTAACTTTGGTATGCCGGCACCTGAAGGCTACCGTAAAGCCTTACGCTTAATGGAAATGGCAGAACGTTTTAATATGCCGATTATTACTTTTATCGACACACCGGGCGCATACCCTGGTATCGGTGCGGAAGAACGTGGTCAGGCGGAAGCTATCGCGCGCAACTTACGTGAAATGGCGCAATTAAAAGTGCCGGTTATCTGTACGGTGATCGGGGAAGGCGGTTCAGGCGGTGCATTAGCGATCGGTGTGGGTGATAAAGTGAATATGTTGCAATATTCAACTTATTCGGTTATTTCGCCGGAAGGTTGTGCTTCAATCTTATGGAAAAGCGCAGAAAAAGCTTCAACCGCCGCAGAAGTTATGGGCTTAACCGCACAACGTTTAAAAGAGTTAAACTTAATTGACGGTATTGTTGCCGAGCCATTAGGTGGTGCGCATCGTGATGTGGCCCAAATGGCACAAAACCTTAAAGAACGTATTTTAGCAGACTTAGCTGATCTCTCGCCATTAAGCACCGAAGATTTATTAGATCGTCGTTACCAACGCTTAATGAGTTACGGATACGTTTAA
- a CDS encoding multicopper oxidase domain-containing protein produces the protein MKQNLTRRQLLKRSALAGAMLSAPNTLFAVERQPLRIPPIIEVGRGRPVRLDLRPAQTQFNKGKLVDVWGVNGQYLAPTVRVKSDNFVKLTYVNNLPQQVSINIQGLLAPTEMIGSAHRKLAPKSSWSPILSIHQPACTCWYHADTMLNSAFQLYRGLAGLWIIEDANSKTASLPNKYGVNDIPLVLQDQHINKDGIQLLDLNQKQFFGKRLFVNGQESAYHNVARGWVRLRIVNASLSRAYELRLDNDKPLHVIATGMGMLAEPVEMPSVTLAPSARIEVLVDLNDGKTVSLISGQKRDIFYKAKSLFADNNDLVDNVILELRPEGMASVFTTKPSLPVFDLDSFQLKITQERRIALRPLDRLINQQRFDPKRIDFTIKQGSVERWYITSNEAVGFTLQGAKFIVETRDRKREPHKQLAWQDTVWLEKDQEVTLLVRFDHLASDQLPFTFGVSDFMLRDRGAMGQFTVEE, from the coding sequence ATGAAACAAAATCTGACTCGAAGACAACTACTCAAACGCTCCGCATTAGCCGGAGCGATGCTTTCTGCACCCAACACACTTTTTGCCGTAGAACGCCAGCCATTACGCATTCCACCGATTATTGAAGTGGGACGAGGTCGCCCTGTTCGTTTGGATTTACGTCCGGCGCAAACACAATTTAATAAAGGAAAATTGGTGGATGTTTGGGGCGTTAATGGGCAATACCTTGCGCCGACTGTCCGAGTAAAATCGGATAATTTTGTCAAATTAACTTATGTGAATAATCTACCACAGCAGGTTTCCATCAATATTCAGGGGCTATTAGCACCGACTGAAATGATCGGTTCGGCACACCGTAAATTAGCGCCGAAAAGCAGTTGGTCACCGATTCTTTCCATCCATCAACCCGCGTGTACCTGCTGGTATCACGCTGACACTATGCTAAATTCTGCATTTCAGCTGTATAGAGGCTTGGCTGGACTTTGGATTATTGAAGATGCCAATAGTAAAACGGCATCACTACCCAATAAATATGGAGTGAACGATATTCCATTGGTCTTGCAAGACCAGCACATTAATAAAGACGGCATTCAGTTACTCGATCTGAATCAGAAGCAATTCTTTGGCAAACGTTTATTTGTTAACGGACAAGAATCGGCTTATCACAACGTGGCACGAGGCTGGGTACGCCTACGTATTGTTAATGCTTCCTTATCGCGAGCTTATGAGCTACGTTTAGATAATGATAAGCCGTTACACGTGATAGCAACCGGAATGGGAATGCTTGCCGAGCCGGTGGAAATGCCTAGCGTCACGCTTGCTCCTTCCGCTCGTATTGAAGTGTTAGTCGACCTCAATGACGGCAAAACCGTCTCACTAATAAGCGGTCAAAAACGGGATATTTTTTACAAAGCGAAAAGCCTATTCGCCGATAATAACGATTTAGTGGACAATGTCATTTTAGAATTGCGCCCCGAAGGTATGGCATCGGTATTCACCACCAAACCTTCATTACCGGTTTTCGATTTAGATTCGTTCCAACTGAAAATCACTCAGGAACGCCGTATCGCATTACGCCCGTTAGATCGTTTAATTAACCAACAGCGATTTGACCCTAAACGTATCGACTTTACCATTAAGCAAGGCAGCGTGGAGCGCTGGTATATTACCAGCAACGAAGCGGTTGGTTTTACCCTACAAGGTGCAAAATTTATTGTCGAAACCAGAGATCGTAAACGTGAACCGCATAAACAGCTAGCTTGGCAAGATACCGTTTGGTTGGAGAAAGACCAAGAAGTCACCTTATTGGTTCGCTTTGACCATCTTGCTTCTGACCAACTACCGTTCACCTTTGGTGTTTCCGACTTTATGTTAAGAGACCGAGGAGCAATGGGACAATTTACCGTTGAGGAATAA